A window of Henckelia pumila isolate YLH828 unplaced genomic scaffold, ASM3356847v2 CTG_466, whole genome shotgun sequence genomic DNA:
GGCACGAGATCCTGAAGGAATTTCATCCTCTCACTAATCTTCTCCCTCCTTACCTACAACAATATAAACTAATCTAAATTCAATACCAAAGGAAATTGCTCACTGAAGCATGCCATGTACAAAAAGTATTTGAAAAGTTGATAAAAATAGAATACAGCAAATTACTTACCCTTTCAGCAAGACTGTGGCTATTTGTTGCTTGTCCTCTTCTTGCTCTGACGTGTATGTATCCTTCCTTGGGCAGATCGGATCCTTGGGAGCCCTGCTTGCAGTGTTTGCCTCCGGGTTTACTGGTGGAATCTGGGTTCTGATCaccttttaatttaatttcagcTTGGTCCTTCACAAGTTCAATAGGTGGCAGTGGGGCTCCAACAATTTCATTATGTTCAGTATCCTGATATTCCGAAACAATTGAAAATCAGTAGATGAAGTATAATGTATTAAAGTTAACTAAGAGCTACAGGTATTCATTCATCAGCAGAAATACGGTAATACACTCGATATTTGACCTGAGGAGTTCTTTTTCTCTTGTTCGATCCAAGCCCGGTACCACAGGAATCCTCAGCTGCATCAGCTAACTCCTCTTGAGCACCCCGGCCGCTGAATTCAGCCTCATCAGACTCGTTGGCAGACACATCAACTCCATGTTTTGCTTCATCATAAGACTGTCGAAAACTCTGGCTTTTTCTCTCATTCTTGAGAGAAGTCCCTTCAACAGAACGCTCCCCAGGTATCAACACCTGTTCCAGAACTCCTGTCGTGCCCCCTACATCATTTGGCCTTTGCATTGGTCCAAATCCACGAGAATAAGGATTCGAATGGTCTGGAGTGCTAAAGGGGTTCATCATTTCAGTAAATTTCCCTCCACTGAAGCATGAAAACCTCGCTGCACGCTCAATAAAAGCCGGATCAGTCGGGAAATGAGGCAAGCTTGGAGGAACCATTCCAGGAACAGCTGGTAAAAAGATACCCCCTCGTAGCATTGCATTGTGTGTCCAATTCATACCCGCTCGAAATGGACCAAGGCCGCTCGAACCGCTAGCCTGATTTTGGATACTCGTTTCACAATAGCCTAAACTATGTCCGTTGATAGGATGATCCCAAACCGGAGGGCAAAAAGAATCCGGCATAAAGGTGGTGGAACAAGCAGAAGACTCCACCATAGAATTTCCTAATCGAGCCATTCCTACAGATGCATTAGGCAAACTGTTCCCACCCATTTGCCAATCTGATAGTACATTTGGTGCATGATAGTTTACAGAATCCTCAATCATCTTCTCTTGCTCATGATTCTTGTCCTTACAAGAAGTGTTCATCTTTACTTTACCAAATACAAGATAATAACCTCAGTTCTTCACAGTTTCAGCTAAGGATCAAGAAAACAACCTGCAAAAATGTAGAATTAGACACAAACCATCCTAAGAAAAGCCCTAAAATTCCTATCATCAAAATCCATAATTGAGCAAAGGAAAGATAGGCGCAGTGTCAAAGTATCCTATCAGGTAAAGCTGAAAAGGGAGAACAAATAAATTACTTCAACCCAATTTATGACTCATGAATCCAAGAAAACACCATAGGACGCCAAACAAATGCATCGATTCCAGGAAACATTAACTATTACAACTATTTCCCAAACCTTTTTCACTGAAATTAAGCAGCCCTTCAAAAAATTTAAAGCAGGAAGGTCAATTAAtgcccagaaaaaaaaaaaaacacaggcAGTTCAATGAGGTAGAAGCCAGTCAACTCAAACAGAGGCATTAATTGCAGTACCATAAATACAACTACAAACACAATTCATTAACTCactaaaataaaaatccaaTGGTCGGAGAAAAAGCAACCCATTGAGTAAACAATCCGAAATACTACAGAATCAAAAGTGGGAAAAGAACAAGAACAAAGATACCATTTTCAGATTGTGCGTTGCCTTTAAGGAACTCTGCACTGTTTTGAGCAGCCCTTTTTTCTCTTCTTTAATGAAAATATCAAGTCTTTAGAATATTTAAACTCCAGACAAATTGGTAGAACACATCTTCAAACTGGGAATTCAAGATAATTAATCCGAAGAGAAGATCAGGAGGCAGATGCTAAACCAGCTGGAGGAAatcaaaaaggaaaaaaatagagaaaattTGCAGAATCTTTGGAGGAAATGGAGAGGAAAGTTTAGTTAGGAACATGCTGGATTTATACCCACGCCTTGCATAAAAAAAGAGCGTTCTTCATGATTAACAAGGAAAGTTGAGTGGTTAATTCTTTGATTACACTTCTTTATTATGGTCAAATAAGTTTTCAGTTCAATGAAGCTGTCTCCCTTCTCTCCCTTCCTATTTAACTAACTACGACAATAATACGTGTTTAAAGATGTTCTACTTGATGAAATAAGTTATAGTTTAATCaattattataaatttgattttttgtatTAAAGTTTTTTGGTGAGTCTATCGCACATGATTTGtcaaatataattttgattagCCTCGTTTGCAAGCTATCCAAAGACAGTGAATATCAATTTCATCCCAATAAAAAACATTGATCATAAATTCAAACATGATTTGTTCAATACACTTTAACTCAACAGCTTAGTTTGTAGACTAACCAAAGATAACGACCAAAAATTTGTGATGTCCTGAAAATAATTGAAGTATATATAAAATGTATACATAAACTGCAAATTGTACCATTTGCATACTAATAGTCGAATATGAAACCATGTAACACTTCAATCACTCATTTTCAATCGCTTTACGAATTGTCATTCACATAAATCAATTACTTGATAcaacattcatatcaattgtATAATAAATCGTTTATCGCTTTATGGAAATCAATAAAATGTATAATGACATAATCCAAATCTTTGGTAAGACACAGAAATCCAAATATTAGGTTTTGATGAATCTAGAacaaaacatatatatttacattttaattaatattatccTAACTTTAAGTGAAAGGTTCATGATGTGTGCACCTAAGGTATTTATATGCAATCGACTTTATTTTGAGTTGTTAACTTTCTCCGCGTGTATTTTAGTAAATATAAAGAAAACCGATGCCTTGAGCTAGCAACTGACCACAAGCCAACTgtattgtattttataatatttactatattatttaattcatttgaTTAGTAATATTAATCATTGCCTTTTTTACCCTTAGAAGAAGAGCTCGTGTAATCCTTTATTTTAAagactttattattatttttattattttgaagacTTTGTTCGGCATtccatttaaaaataataaaaaaaagactTTGTTTGTTCAAGACCCGTAGTTTTAAACAATTCATGTATATTTTTCTAATACGCATATTTTTTTCTATGAAGGATCCGTAATTGTTCTCTCTTTCAATATGTATAAGGTAAATATTTGGATTAAATGCTTACAAATCATGCACTCTAAGCAAATAAATTCTATTGAGCAAATTTTGTAAAACAGATTCGTTCGAAAAATATTGATAAGAAAAATTGAATACATAATCATCGATCGAACGCTCATATGCTACACAAACTCAAATACCATCAAAAACTTTGAGTGCATTACTTCTAGTTGGATATGGTTATTTGGCCCTAGACCCTAATCCAAATAATTCTCTATATAATTCAACTTATAATTTAACTCAAAAATTTCTATACGATTTGTCATAAAGAAAATCTTCTTATATAAAGCCAATTTTGAAAATGACTAGGGGTcatttcatttaaatttttgggTTCAAATGGGTTTGTAACCATGTTTAGGTTGAATAGAATGAGAAAATTAATCATTAATCAGTAGAATAAAAATGTATATTGCGCTATTTTACATCTCAGACGGGGCCCATCAAGTGATATTGCGAAGTgcagttaaaattttaaaaaaaatgcgaagttaattatttaaataaattaatttagtagttttttttaagtattgGGTTGCACTGTCGTTTTCTCTCATTCATTTGTTTGAatacttattattattagtttGCCTGGGGACTTGCAATATCAAGGACCCAAGTCACAGAAAAGAGAATCATGGAATCTCTTCTGGCTTAGCTTTACAAATTCCGAATATTAATATAAATCGTTTGCCTTGTTAttaactaaaaaataataatatactatttaattaaacaaatttttGTATGAAACGATGTTACGGAtcaattttgtaaaatatattttagggaaaattgcttttttggtcctttatgtttgtcactttgcgattttggtcctttatattttcagattgcagttttagtccgctatctttatttttttggcaattttagtcctttttccgatgtggcgctgacgtggcacaaattcaatgctgatgtggagctgacgtgtacagtgccacgtcagcattttcgaagaaaaaggaccgaaattgccaaaaatcgaaacatacaggactaaaactgaaatgtgaaaacataaaggaccaaaatcgcaaagtgacaaacatacaggactaaatttgcaattttccctatattttaaaatattttttagtcatttaaataaatagccAAAAATTGATCTTAGCTCAATAAATTCTTTTCAAATGTAATTTTACCTGTATTCACGGGACATAGTATTGGACATGCCAACAATATTCTACACCATATCAAAAATATGGGTGATGCTCGAGAACGAGAGGGTGGGAGTGATCGTTGATAGGGGTgagttttcggtataccgtatctAAAATATTggcatgaaaaaaatttataccgatatcgaaatttcaaaattttgatatgaaaaaaaatccatattaataccgtatagataccgaaaaaaatttgatataccaaaaaaatatcaatatatcgaaaaaaattcgATACGGTATCCCAAAAAGTCGATATTTTGGTTTGATATCCCAACCCTAATCATAGATATCACAAGATGACACAGAAAAGTACAGGCTCCTGACATGTTTCTAGGCCAAAAGGAACATGAATTGATCTCACATTGGAGTGAGAGGACTTTCAAGACTAAGCCCGTGTGAGACTGTACATTTAAGGAGATCTTAATATATTTGATATATACGACTTATATCAAtgaaaatgtaatttttttggGATCTCATGActtaaaaacttcaaaattaaGTGTGTTTgacttgaaaaaaatataagataAGTGACCTCCTAAATGTTTCGCAATGTGCGTGTGATGAGAACATAAATACATTGGAAAGAGacctatatatataaatacagtAGATACAATCGTTAAATCTTAGACATTACAATATGCAACGTTAGATCAACAATATTAAACTTTACGTTAGCCCCATATATGCTGAGAACAAAAACTAAAAGTGATGAAAACCAGAAATTACCAATTCATAGAATATAATATTACTATTATCTAAGAAAAGCACCATTTAGTAATCGAATTAAAATTGATTATGTGAAACCTAAaacaaaatatctaaaatatcgttgaaaagaaaaaaaaagaacaaaaatctCAATATCAATTTTAAACTTCCCGGGTTCATGattttttccattttttgagtctcaatttttaattttaaatttaaatatgctagaaataaaatataatagtaataataacaACACCAATAAATATCCATGCTTTAACAATAAATGCCTATATGGATGTGACTAGTTT
This region includes:
- the LOC140872453 gene encoding transcription factor bHLH49-like yields the protein MNTSCKDKNHEQEKMIEDSVNYHAPNVLSDWQMGGNSLPNASVGMARLGNSMVESSACSTTFMPDSFCPPVWDHPINGHSLGYCETSIQNQASGSSGLGPFRAGMNWTHNAMLRGGIFLPAVPGMVPPSLPHFPTDPAFIERAARFSCFSGGKFTEMMNPFSTPDHSNPYSRGFGPMQRPNDVGGTTGVLEQVLIPGERSVEGTSLKNERKSQSFRQSYDEAKHGVDVSANESDEAEFSGRGAQEELADAAEDSCGTGLGSNKRKRTPQDTEHNEIVGAPLPPIELVKDQAEIKLKGDQNPDSTSKPGGKHCKQGSQGSDLPKEGYIHVRARRGQATNSHSLAERVRREKISERMKFLQDLVPGCSKVTGKAVMLDEIINYVQSLQRQVEFLSMKLATVNPRIDFNIEALLAKDILQPRSGMPSSPALPLDMTMPFPPLQSSQNGLIQASLPCSETVRRPINLQSVALAQVPGVWDGELHNIIHMAFNTSDPLNTQNLSGSLPTGHLKTEP